CGCATGTAACCAATGGACGTGCACAGATTGATGACGACGATAACGATTTCTGGTTTGGTTTTGAGCAGGAGTACTTCCTGTGGGATCCGGTGACAAATATGCCTCCCGGATTTCCGGAAGGTGGATACCCTGCACCGCAAGGACCATACTATTGTTCAGTTGGGGTAAAAAATGCATTTGGACGGGAGATCGTGGAAGAGCATCTCGATCAGTGTCTGGAGGCAGGCTTAAACGTGGAAGGTATTAATGCAGAAGTGGCTACTGGTCAGTGGGAATTTCAGATTTTCGCAAAAGGTGCTGCTGACGCTGGTGATCAGATCTGGGTTGCCCGTTATCTTCTGGAACGTCTGGGCGAAAAATATGGTCTGGGCGTCAACTGGCACCCCAAACCAATCAAAGGAGACTGGAACGGAAGTGGGATGCATATCAATTTCAGTAATACTTTGCTCCGCACTGCCGGTAGCAAAGAAGCTTACGACAAAGTATGCGAGGCTTTCCGCCCTGTAATTAAAGAACATATTGCTGTTTATGGTGCTTATAACGATCAGCGACTGACAGGTAGACACGAAACCCAGTCGATTGACAAATTTAGCTTTGGTGTTTCTGACCGTGGTGCTTCTATCCGTATTCCGATCGGAACGGTAGAAAACGGCTACAAAGGATGGCTGGAAGACAGACGCCCCGCCTCCAATGCAGATCCGTACAAAGCTGCCGCAAGAATCATCAAAACAGTAAAAGGAGTAACTGCATAAGTCAAAGATGTCTTGCAGATCACTTGAGTGTTTTTGTGAAGGAGCGGCTTCGGTCGTTCCTTCCTTTTTTTTATACAATTTCTCCCTGCGTCATTCGCTCAAATTTCCGGATAATTTCGGCGAGTTTTCCGGGAGCTTCCCATACCATCATATTTCCAAAGGGCTCTTCGAGGCAGTTGGCCGTAGCAGAAGGAATATGCTGCGCCAGCAACTGAGAAGCCCTGGGGTCTATTCGCCGGTCTGAATAACTGGAAATCAGGGTAACCGGAAGCGAGAGGTCAGAGAGTCGGTCGTGGAGGTTTTGTCTACCTATCTGATCCCAGACACTTTGAATGATTTGATGCTCATCTCTCAAAGCTACTTTCATAAACGCCCGCAACATCGACGGTGCAGGACTGTCGCCAAAGGCTACTGCCGAAAAACTCCAGCCATAGAGCTCCGTCTTCAGTATGCGTCGGAGTAAACCCGAACCAATCATCGAAAAAGGGAACCGACGCTGCGTTTTTTCTCCTTTTGAAAGCGCCCCAAAACCCGCAAGTGAAACCAGGCCTTTTACCCTGTATCTGCTTTCTTCCGGATGATCCAGCAAATATTTCATCGCCAGAAATGCCCCCGCAGAATGCCCAACCAAAATACAGTCTTTAAGATTGTAAAATTCCAGCACCTGTTTCAGATCTCTGGAGAGGATTTCAGGGCTAAAACCATCTGATCCCGGTTTTGATTCACCATGTCCACGATGATCAAATGTGATCACCTGGTAACCTTTGGCGGCCAACTGGCGCCAGAGAAGATTCATCGTTACCAATGACAATCCCAAATCCGGAATCAGGATCATCGCAGGGCCAGACGCTTTGTGCAGCGACCGTATCAATCCGCCATCGGCTGTGGGAATGAATTCCTCCACTCCGTCGGGTTCCATCAGAAGCGTATTCTCTGACATCGAATCCGGATTGTTTTTGAAAATATAGAGATTCACAAGAACCCCTACCTGCATCATAAATAATAAAATGGCAAGGGCACAAATGATACAAAGAAGCAAATTCAGCAGAATCATGTCTTTCAGGATCAAGAGTTAAACTTTCTTATTGAGCCAACTTCCATACCGTAGCAGCCTTAAGGTAACTCTGAATCTAAGAAATTTTTCGGTCATTGCCGAAAAAAAAACACTCGCATGAGATTATTTATGTTGTAAAAATCGGGCTTTTAGGTGCGATTTTTTTAATAGCATATGGGTAAAACTTCAGATAAGTAAAAATTTTACAAAAATTTTATTGAAATATTAAATAATGTCGATTTTTATTATTATTATTGTCACTGAGTTTACACAAGGAGTCAGATAACTACATTTATTTAACCGGCCATTTTGTTTGCCTTCAGGCAGGCGATTGGTGATATTTTTGCGGGCTTATTTTTCTATAGTAGAAAAATCGGCAAGGGGGTCTTGCGCCGGAAAATTTTGGTCATCTGCCCGAAATATCATCCCAGCAATGAAAGATTCTGACCAACGTTCGCTTTACGTTCCCGAATTAGAGCATGATGCCTGCGGCATTGGATTTGTCGCCCACCTCAAAGGAAAAAAATCGCATAACATCGTAGAAGACGCCCTTACCATGCTTACCAATATGGAGCATAGAGGTGCTACGGGTAGCGATCCCCGTACAGGCGACGGTGCCGGGATTCTCATTCAGGTTCCTCACCGTTTTCTCTCTGAAGAATGCCAGAAATCGGGGTTTACCATTCCTGATTTTGGCCAATACGGGGTGGGGATGATTTTTTTTCCTTCCGATGAAATCAAACGCGAACATTGCCGGGATATCCTGAAACAATATGTGGAAAACCGTGGGTTTCACCTGCTGGGATTCCGTAAAGTGCCTGCTGAAAAACAGTGGATTGGGAAAATTGCCTTCGACGCATCTCCTGAAATCGAGCAGATGTTTGTTGCTCCTAAGGAAAAATTGTCTCCCGATGCATTTGAAAGGCAGCTATTTATCCTGCGCCGTTTTGTGGGCCATGCGATCAACAAGCAGGTGCCCAATATCAATGATGAATTTTACTTCACCTCTCTTTCTTTTAAGACGATTGTCTATAAAGGTCAGTTTCGTACCGACCAATTGAGACCTTATTTTCCAGACTTGCACGATCCTCGGGTAGTTTCTGCCCTGGCGCTTGTGCATTCCCGTTTTTCGACCAATACTTTTCCCCGCTGGCGACTGGCTCAACCTTTCCGCTACATCGCCCACAATGGCGAAATCAATACGATCAGAGGAAATATCAACTGGATGCGGGCCAAAGAAGGGGTGATGACCTCCTCTTACTTTAAGCAGGAAGAGCTGGAAATGTTATTTCCTATCTGCGATCCCTCTCATTCTGATTCGCGCAACCTCGACAGTATGGTCGAATTGCTGGTCATGAGCGGAAGATCTCTTCCTCATGCCATGATGATGGTCATACCAGAAGCCTGGCAGGACAACAAGTTGATGGATGCGGAAAGAAAAGCATTCTACGAATTTCATTCTACACTTTCTGAGCCCTGGGACGGGCCGGCGTCTATTTGCTTTACTGACGGTAATATTGTGGGTGCTACGCTTGACCGTAATGGCCTGCGTCCTTCCCGTTATACCATTACCCGCGACGACCGGCTGATTATGGCATCTGAAACGGGTGCTTTGCCTGTAGAGCCTTATAATGTAAGACAGAAAGGTCGCCTTCAGCCTGGAAAAATCTTTGTAGCCGATCTCTCTCAGGGAAGAATTATCAGTGATGAAGAACTGAAGCAGAGCATTTCGTCCCAACAACCTTACGGCGATTGGCTGAAAAAATATAAGCTGAATCTTGAAAGTTTTCCTCAAAGAAAACCTGTGTATCCGTCTCTTTCCGGAGAGGCGCTGCTGCGCACACAGAAATTATTTGGCGTGACCAGTGAAGACCTGAAAGTTGTCATTGGTAAATTTGCCGAAACGGCACAGGAACCCTTGGGCTCGATGGGAACAGACACCCCGCTGGCCATTCTTTCTTCTCAGTCTCAGCATATCTCTCATTACTTCAAACAACTGTTTGCCCAGGTCAGTAACCCTCCGATAGATCCTATCCGCGAACGCCTGGTAATGTCGCTGAGAACATGGATCGGGGGGTCTAAAAATATATTGATCGAGTCGGAGGAGGCTTGTAAACATATTACCATCAAACATCCGGTACTTACCAATCAGGAACTGGAAAAAATTCGCCAGATAGCGCACGAAGATTACCGGGCGGTTACCATTGATGCGGTTTTTACCCCTGGGCAGTCATTGAAGGAAGCCCTTACGGTATTGTGTAAAAAGGCGGAAAAAGCGGCATCTGAAGCTGCTGATTCTGCCAAAAATGGCAAAGCATATAATCTGGTAATTATCATCAGCGACAGAATCGCGGGCAAAGACCTGGCACCTATCCCCGCTCTGATGGCTGTAGGTGCGGTGCACCACTGGCTGATGGAGCGCCGCCTCCGGTCGTTTGCAGATTTGATTGCAGAGACCGGCGACGCCCGCGAGACCCACCATTTTGCCACACTGATCGGCTATGGTGCGATTGCTATCAATCCCTACCTCGCCTTTGAAAGTCTTACCGAACTTAACCAGTCGCATCCCGATTTTCAGGAATACGCTGAAGAAAAACTTCACTACAACTTTATCAAGGGGATTAATTACGGGTTGCTGAAAATCTTTTCAAAGATGGGCATATCCACCCTTGAATCGTATCACGGGGCACAGATTTTCGAGATACTGGGGATAAGCAAGGAAGTGGTCGATTTCTGTTTCAAGGGAAGTATCTCCCGAATCGGCGGTCTTTCTTTTGAGGAAATCAGCAGAGAAGTACTGATCCGCTATTTGCAGGCATTTCCCGAAAACCCAAATGCAAAACTGCGATTGGAAACAGGTGGACTTTACCAGTGGAAAAAAGATGGAGAGGTTCACATGTTTAACCCTGAGACGATCCATCTTCTCCAGAAATCGAGCAAAAGCAACGATTACGGCCTCTATAAAAAATACGCAGCGAAGATCAATGAGCAGATGAAAAAGCCCATCACGCTGCGGAGTCTGCTTGACTTTACAGATCGCCAGCCGATTCCGCTGGAAGAAGTAGAGCCTGTCGAAAATATTCTGAAACGTTTTGCTACCGGGGCGATGTCGTTTGGTTCTATTTCTCATGAAGCGCATTCCACGCTTGCGATTGCCATGAACCGCATTGGCGGGAAAAGCAATTGTGGTGAAGGCGGGGAAGATGAAGAGCGTTATAATAGGTTGCCCAACGGCGATTCTACCCGTTCTGCCATCAAGCAGGTTGCTTCCGGACGGTTTGGCGTTACAAGTTATTACCTCAGCCAGGCAGACGAATTGCAAATCAAAATGGCACAGGGTGCCAAGCCTGGTGAAGGCGGCCAGCTCCCCGGCCACAAAGTAGATAAATGGATCGGACGAGTGCGGCACAGTACGCCCGGTGTGGGCCTGATTTCGCCGCCGCCACACCATGATATCTATTCTATTGAAGACCTTGCGCAGCTGATATTTGACCTGAAAAATGCCAACCGGCATGCCCGAATCAGCGTCAAACTGGTATCAGAAGCAGGCGTCGGAACCATTGCCGCCGGCGTAGCCAAAGCCCATGCAGATCATATTCTGATCTCAGGGCATGATGGCGGTACAGGTGCTTCTCCGCTGAGTTCGACCCGCCATGCGGGACTCCCCTGGGAGTTGGGACTTGCCGAGGCACATCAGACATTGGTAAAAAACAATCTTCGCAGTCGCGTTACGCTTCAGGTTGACGGACAGGTCAGGACGGGTCGCGATATGGCTATTGCCACCTTGCTCGGGGCAGAAGAGTGGGGGATAGCCACCGCAGCACTGGTGGTTGAGGGGTGTATTATGATGCGCAAATGTCATCTCAATACCTGCCCGGTAGGAGTCGCTACCCAAAACCCCGAGCTTCGGGCGATGTTTACCGGCAGTGCAGATGATCTTGTCAACTTCTTTACCTTCCTGGCAAATGACTTCCGGGAGCATATGGCTGAACTGGGCTTTCGCACAGTAAACGAAATGGTTGGTCAAAGCCAGAAACTGAAAGTGCGCGACGATATTGACCACTGGAAGCTCAAAACTATAGATCTTTCGCCTGTCCTGTACAAAGCGCCTCACGCAGAGAATGTGGGCCTTTATCAGCAGGTCGAACAGGAGCATGGGCTGGAAAAAGTACTTGACTGGCAATTGCTGGCCGCATCTAAAAATGGCATTTCACATGGTGTGCCTGTTTTTCACTCAGCAGAAGTGCGAAATGTTGACCGGGCAATTGGCACCATCGTATCTCATGAAATATCCAAAATCCATAAAGGCAAAGGACTGGCGGCGGGCACCCTTCATTACAAATTTACCGGATCAGCCGGGCAAAGTTTTGCAGCCTTCGGCGTCAAAGGTATCCGCTTCGAACTCGAAGGGGAAGCCAATGACTACGTCGGCAAGGGACTTTCCGGTGCACAAATCATCGTATATCCCCACAAATCGGCACCGATCGAACCCGGAAAAAATATCGTCATCGGCAATGTAGCCTTTTACGGTGCAACTTCCGGTGAAGCATTTATCCGTGGAGTGGCTGGCGAAAGGTTCTGCGTGCGAAACTCCGGTGTAAAGGCCGTCGTGGAAGGTGTAGGAGATCATGGCTGCGAATATATGACCGGGGGAACAGTCGTTGTGCTCGGCAAAACCGGGCGAAATTTTGCCGCAGGTATGAGTGGCGGAATCGCGTATGTATATGACCCTGAAAATGAATTTAAGGTAAAATGCAATCCGGAACTGGTCGAGTTTGACCCGCTGGAATACGATGATATCGAAGTACTGAAAAACCTCATCAGCAGACATTATACATATACAGGAAGCCGTATTGCCCTAAAACTGATGACCGAATGGTCGGCGGCTTTTGATCACTTTGTGAAAGTTATTCCTACCGATTATAAGAATGTCCTTCTGGCAAACCATGTCAACGCATGGAAAGAGAAAGAAACAGAAAAACTGGTAGGCTAAAAAAATATTACGCAAAATTATTATGGGAAAACCAACAGGATTTTTAGAGTATAAGCGTGAGCTTCCCGGTACAAGGGATGCTGAAGAAAGAATCCTTGACTTTAAGGAATTGTATCTTCCCTTTAGTGAAGAAAAAACCCGCGAACAAGCCGCCAGGTGCATGGACTGCGGGGTGCCTTTCTGTCATCAGGGCTGCCCGCTGGGCAATCATATTCCTGATTTTAATGATGCCGTTTACCGCGAAGACTGGGAGGCTGCCATTGAGATTCTCCTATCCACCAATCCTTTCCCTGAGTTTACGGGAAGGATTTGCCCGGCGCCCTGCGAAGGATCTTGTGTACTGGGGATCAACCGCCCACCGGTAAGCATCGAACATATTGAGAAAACCATCATCGAAAAAGCATTCGAACTGGGCTATATCAAACCGCAGGCTCCGTCCTTCCGGACTGGTAAATCAGTTGCGGTGGTAGGTTCCGGCCCCGCAGGTCTTTCCGCAGCTGTATATCTCAATCGGGCCGGACACAACGTAACGGTTTATGAGAGAGACGCAAATCCCGGAGGATTGCTGCGTTATGGGATTCCGGATTTTAAACTTGAAAAATGGGTTGTAGAAAGGCAGATAGCTTTGATGGAAGCTGAAGGTATTCATTTTGTCTGTAATGCTCATATAGGTGTAGATATGCCAACAGAAGAGTTAAAAAAATACGATAGCGTAGTGGTTACCGGTGGATCAACGGTTCCCCGTGACCTGAATACTACGCCAGGAAGAAACCTGGAGGGGGTTCATTTTGCCATGGACTTCCTTACCCGCCAGAATAAAAAGATCGCGGGAGAGTGGACACCCAAAGCGGGGGATATCAGCGCTGCCGGGAAACATGTGGTAGTGATCGGCGGCGGAGACACCGGCGCAGATTGTGTGGGCACTTCCAATCGTCAGGGGGCGCTTTCGGTAACTCAGCTGGAGCTTCTGGAAAAACCTCCGGTCCAAAGAAGCTATTCTAATCCATGGCCCGAATGGCCGATGGTTTTGCGGAGCTCTTCTTCACATGAAGAAGGATGTGAGCGGCAGTGGTCTGTATTGACCAAAGAATTTGTTGCCGATGAGAATGGCCATATCAAAGCCATAAAGATATGTGAAATCGCCTGGCGCGCTTACGGCAACGGGTTTGACATTATCCCCAATACCGAGCAGTTGATCCCCTGTGATCTGGCCTTGCTGGCCATAGGATTTATGCATCCACAGGCAGAAGGCATGCTGGCAGATCTCGATTTGGACCTCGATGAGAGAGGAAATGTGAAGACAAATGAATACGCAACATCTGTCGAAGGAGTATTTGCCGCCGGAGATATGCGAAGAGGACAATCACTGGTGGTATGGGCGATTGCAGAAGGGCGTGATTGTGCAGAAAAAGTAGACGAATTTTTGCGCAAATAAACCCGTAAAAAGCAATAAATTTGACGATCTATCGACATCAATTGCAGACATCAGTTTTTGATGTCTGTTTTTTATTATTTTTGGGGCAAATTTGTATTCACTAATGCTATACAAATTCAAAAAATTATCGCTAAAATTACCAAAAAAACATTTGTTTACGCCGAATTTTGAACTAGACTGACAATGAAAATCCATGTTTCAAACATTGATCGTTCTACTTCCGAAGATGAATTGTTCGAAATATTCGAAGAATTTGGAGAAGTGACTTCTGTAGAATTAAATGATGATCCTGACCCAGGTAGAGAAACTTTTTCTGCAACGGTAATCATGCCATCAGCAATTGAGGCGAGAGAAGCCATTTTGGAGCTCAACGGAGAAAATATTGATGGCAGAAACCTCCGTGTGGTAAAAGGCAAGCCTTCTCCGCAACAGGGTAGTGCTAATAGTTCTTATGATGATGATGGCGAAGAAGAAGATGAGGATGATATCTCAGGTGGTAAAGTTTGGGAGAAAATCCGCCGCCGCAAGCCACCAGCATCCAGTGATAACCCTACAGGCGGCATAAAAGGCAAGAAAAAAAGATAACGATTAACAAACAAAAGCAGAGGTATCCCGGTACTTCCTGCTTTTTTTAATGAAAAGACAAAACATGCAGAGTTATTTAGATTTTATTAATCAAAGCTACGTTTTCCCCCAGGAAGGGATTAAAGTGCTGGATGATGAGCTGTATTTTCAGGGGGTTAACCTCATGGAACTTATAGAAAC
The DNA window shown above is from Bacteroidia bacterium and carries:
- a CDS encoding glutamine synthetase beta-grasp domain-containing protein, encoding MAKAKLEYIWLDGSSPTQGLRSKTKIVSNFSGKLEDCPMWSFDGSSTEQAEGRSSDCLLKPVAIYPDPGRINGYLVMTEVLNPDRTPHVTNGRAQIDDDDNDFWFGFEQEYFLWDPVTNMPPGFPEGGYPAPQGPYYCSVGVKNAFGREIVEEHLDQCLEAGLNVEGINAEVATGQWEFQIFAKGAADAGDQIWVARYLLERLGEKYGLGVNWHPKPIKGDWNGSGMHINFSNTLLRTAGSKEAYDKVCEAFRPVIKEHIAVYGAYNDQRLTGRHETQSIDKFSFGVSDRGASIRIPIGTVENGYKGWLEDRRPASNADPYKAAARIIKTVKGVTA
- a CDS encoding alpha/beta hydrolase encodes the protein MILLNLLLCIICALAILLFMMQVGVLVNLYIFKNNPDSMSENTLLMEPDGVEEFIPTADGGLIRSLHKASGPAMILIPDLGLSLVTMNLLWRQLAAKGYQVITFDHRGHGESKPGSDGFSPEILSRDLKQVLEFYNLKDCILVGHSAGAFLAMKYLLDHPEESRYRVKGLVSLAGFGALSKGEKTQRRFPFSMIGSGLLRRILKTELYGWSFSAVAFGDSPAPSMLRAFMKVALRDEHQIIQSVWDQIGRQNLHDRLSDLSLPVTLISSYSDRRIDPRASQLLAQHIPSATANCLEEPFGNMMVWEAPGKLAEIIRKFERMTQGEIV
- the gltB gene encoding glutamate synthase large subunit, with the protein product MKDSDQRSLYVPELEHDACGIGFVAHLKGKKSHNIVEDALTMLTNMEHRGATGSDPRTGDGAGILIQVPHRFLSEECQKSGFTIPDFGQYGVGMIFFPSDEIKREHCRDILKQYVENRGFHLLGFRKVPAEKQWIGKIAFDASPEIEQMFVAPKEKLSPDAFERQLFILRRFVGHAINKQVPNINDEFYFTSLSFKTIVYKGQFRTDQLRPYFPDLHDPRVVSALALVHSRFSTNTFPRWRLAQPFRYIAHNGEINTIRGNINWMRAKEGVMTSSYFKQEELEMLFPICDPSHSDSRNLDSMVELLVMSGRSLPHAMMMVIPEAWQDNKLMDAERKAFYEFHSTLSEPWDGPASICFTDGNIVGATLDRNGLRPSRYTITRDDRLIMASETGALPVEPYNVRQKGRLQPGKIFVADLSQGRIISDEELKQSISSQQPYGDWLKKYKLNLESFPQRKPVYPSLSGEALLRTQKLFGVTSEDLKVVIGKFAETAQEPLGSMGTDTPLAILSSQSQHISHYFKQLFAQVSNPPIDPIRERLVMSLRTWIGGSKNILIESEEACKHITIKHPVLTNQELEKIRQIAHEDYRAVTIDAVFTPGQSLKEALTVLCKKAEKAASEAADSAKNGKAYNLVIIISDRIAGKDLAPIPALMAVGAVHHWLMERRLRSFADLIAETGDARETHHFATLIGYGAIAINPYLAFESLTELNQSHPDFQEYAEEKLHYNFIKGINYGLLKIFSKMGISTLESYHGAQIFEILGISKEVVDFCFKGSISRIGGLSFEEISREVLIRYLQAFPENPNAKLRLETGGLYQWKKDGEVHMFNPETIHLLQKSSKSNDYGLYKKYAAKINEQMKKPITLRSLLDFTDRQPIPLEEVEPVENILKRFATGAMSFGSISHEAHSTLAIAMNRIGGKSNCGEGGEDEERYNRLPNGDSTRSAIKQVASGRFGVTSYYLSQADELQIKMAQGAKPGEGGQLPGHKVDKWIGRVRHSTPGVGLISPPPHHDIYSIEDLAQLIFDLKNANRHARISVKLVSEAGVGTIAAGVAKAHADHILISGHDGGTGASPLSSTRHAGLPWELGLAEAHQTLVKNNLRSRVTLQVDGQVRTGRDMAIATLLGAEEWGIATAALVVEGCIMMRKCHLNTCPVGVATQNPELRAMFTGSADDLVNFFTFLANDFREHMAELGFRTVNEMVGQSQKLKVRDDIDHWKLKTIDLSPVLYKAPHAENVGLYQQVEQEHGLEKVLDWQLLAASKNGISHGVPVFHSAEVRNVDRAIGTIVSHEISKIHKGKGLAAGTLHYKFTGSAGQSFAAFGVKGIRFELEGEANDYVGKGLSGAQIIVYPHKSAPIEPGKNIVIGNVAFYGATSGEAFIRGVAGERFCVRNSGVKAVVEGVGDHGCEYMTGGTVVVLGKTGRNFAAGMSGGIAYVYDPENEFKVKCNPELVEFDPLEYDDIEVLKNLISRHYTYTGSRIALKLMTEWSAAFDHFVKVIPTDYKNVLLANHVNAWKEKETEKLVG
- a CDS encoding glutamate synthase subunit beta; the encoded protein is MGKPTGFLEYKRELPGTRDAEERILDFKELYLPFSEEKTREQAARCMDCGVPFCHQGCPLGNHIPDFNDAVYREDWEAAIEILLSTNPFPEFTGRICPAPCEGSCVLGINRPPVSIEHIEKTIIEKAFELGYIKPQAPSFRTGKSVAVVGSGPAGLSAAVYLNRAGHNVTVYERDANPGGLLRYGIPDFKLEKWVVERQIALMEAEGIHFVCNAHIGVDMPTEELKKYDSVVVTGGSTVPRDLNTTPGRNLEGVHFAMDFLTRQNKKIAGEWTPKAGDISAAGKHVVVIGGGDTGADCVGTSNRQGALSVTQLELLEKPPVQRSYSNPWPEWPMVLRSSSSHEEGCERQWSVLTKEFVADENGHIKAIKICEIAWRAYGNGFDIIPNTEQLIPCDLALLAIGFMHPQAEGMLADLDLDLDERGNVKTNEYATSVEGVFAAGDMRRGQSLVVWAIAEGRDCAEKVDEFLRK
- a CDS encoding RNA-binding protein, with the translated sequence MKIHVSNIDRSTSEDELFEIFEEFGEVTSVELNDDPDPGRETFSATVIMPSAIEAREAILELNGENIDGRNLRVVKGKPSPQQGSANSSYDDDGEEEDEDDISGGKVWEKIRRRKPPASSDNPTGGIKGKKKR